One Gadus morhua chromosome 1, gadMor3.0, whole genome shotgun sequence DNA segment encodes these proteins:
- the LOC115549215 gene encoding toll-like receptor 9 isoform X2, translating to MGIFQKVVILLLSQLPLLRGRIPLFFPCDNNEKEERDWIPGLSCIENLHYAVHSSEKTVFVLSNCTRNDAGEATVNGVIQQTFFMVQQRLLDEKVDVAVVILLDKMFPKLKYLQLRTRLCRKSVMSWPRNPKAQPLFWNQIRTALSSDNLQIYDNNFSEGFI from the exons ATG GGTATCTTTCAAAAAGTGGTTATTCTACTACTGAGCCAACTCCCTTTATTAAGAGGAAGAATCCCCCTGTTTTTTCCATGTGACAACAATGAAAAAG aGGAGAGGGACTGGATTCCTGGGCTTTCCTGCATTGAAAACCTCCACTATGCTGTCCATAGCAGCGAGAAGACAGTGTTTGTGCTGTCCAACTGCACAAGAAATGACGCTGGTGAGGCAACGGTCAACGGTGTGATACAGCAGACCTTTTTCATGGTTCAGCAGAGGCTTCTTGATGAGAAG GTGGACGTAGCCGTTGTCATACTGCTGGACAAGATGTTTCCCAAGCTGAAGTACCTCCAACTAAGGACAAGGTTGTGCAGGAAGTCAGTGATGTCCTGGCCTAGAAACCCAAAGGCCCAACCCCTATTCTGGAACCAAATCAGGACAGCACTGTCATCAGACAATCTTCAAATATATGACAACAACTTTAGTGAGGGTTTCATATAA
- the LOC115549215 gene encoding toll-like receptor 9 isoform X1: MGIFQKVVILLLSQLPLLRGRIPLFFPCDNNEKGTEVYCTHRPLDDIPFFTSVNVTFLDLSHTKIREVGQHQFSGIPNLITLNMTGNCDPNIIRKINNLPCGVRVHEDAFRSLHNLTYLHLAGNSLTMLPWLPESIKVLDLESNCIFNIIIPFGTPHLEKLFLTMNCYNENPCHQSFYIHEDVYKELSHLKNLTLGYNNLTSIPLGLPASLMTLDLKENTITEIPEGAFANFSNLENLNLEWNCQRCDHAARPCFPCPNNASLQLHPKSFNIKNSSIRFLSLRGNSLNSIPKGIFLPLTNLRRLDLSDNYLAYTIRNGTFFTELKQLTWISLIYNYQPYKTFHELILSEHLGNVSNLETLLLSGNFFHTVSEQSLVVLSRLKQLKMLELRMNFISYFNMTTVGMLTSLNKLVLSQNALSYNPCNVSSGNSLDQGSQDPNVFKYFSDPFMPPITAHVYQTVPESDMCITNNIMFGMSNFTQRFCGNNLTIDLSQNNLMFLHEHVFDGMENVLCLNLSYNYASQALEGGLFSRLKSLVYLDMSFNRIDLYYKEAFSELNRSLKVLDLSHNEYHFRMNGMGHRLEFIENLINLEVLNLANNGMGMRIDPRLRSNSVKYMYFSGNRLDIMWDIEGQTYINFFQELKELIYLDISQNMLRSFEQRILFNLPVSIQALSLSNNYLLDFPWQNITFFSNLTHLSLSGNHLSVLPNNVTKFPPQFSLLDLSGNQITHLPDKFFSLANVLQCLYLNRNSLKVLNLQSFPHLLKNGTSHQLLTLHDNPFICDCHNSGLHEFLRTSNTRIPYLTTAVQCEFPESLQGQSVLTVDQRSCQEIYGGLGFLLSTLFTCAFIALPLFRHLYGWDVWYCLQILWAGCKGYLHPSASCSPKHYDAFMVFDTNNQAVRDWVYNELVIRLESSGHRRFSLCLEERDWIPGLSCIENLHYAVHSSEKTVFVLSNCTRNDAGEATVNGVIQQTFFMVQQRLLDEKVDVAVVILLDKMFPKLKYLQLRTRLCRKSVMSWPRNPKAQPLFWNQIRTALSSDNLQIYDNNFSEGFI, encoded by the exons ATG GGTATCTTTCAAAAAGTGGTTATTCTACTACTGAGCCAACTCCCTTTATTAAGAGGAAGAATCCCCCTGTTTTTTCCATGTGACAACAATGAAAAAGGTACTGAGGTATACTGCACACACAGGCCGCTCGATGACATCCCtttttttacttcagtgaaTGTAACGTTTCTCGACCTAAGTCACACCAAGATACGGGAAGTTGGACAGCATCAATTCTCTGGCATTCCAAATCTTATCACTCTGAATATGACGGGGAATTGTGATCCCAATATCATTCGAAAAATTAACAACCTTCCCTGTGGAGTCAGAGTACACGAGGATGCCTTCAGGAGTCTGCACAACCTCACTTATCTACATCTGGCAGGAAACAGCCTTACCATGTTACCCTGGTTACCGGAAAGCATTAAGGTCCTGGATCTTGAGAGCAACTGCAttttcaacatcatcatcccTTTTGGAACTCCACATCTAGAGAAGCTCTTCCTCACAATGAACTGTTATAATGAAAACCCTTGCCACCAGTCATTTTACATCCATGAGGATGTTTACAAGGAGCTATCACATCTGAAAAATCTAACCCTGGGATACAACAATTTAACATCAATACCACTAGGATTGCCAGCTTCACTTATGACACTGGACTTGAAAGAGAATACAATAACTGAGATTCCAGAAGGGGCATTTGCTAATTTTTCTAACCTGGAGAATCTAAATCTGGAATGGAATTGTCAGCGTTGTGACCATGCAGCCCGCCCTTGTTTTCCTTGCCCTAACAATGCCTCCCTACAGCTTCACCCTAAATCATTCAATATTAAAAACAGCTCCATTCGTTTTCTGAGCTTGAGGGGAAACTCTTTGAACAGTATACCAAAAGGTATTTTTCTCCCTTTGACAAATTTGAGGAGGTTGGATCTCTCTGACAACTACCTGGCCTACACCATCCGTAATGGTACCTTCTTTACAGAGCTAAAGCAGTTAACGTGGATCAGCCTCATCTATAACTATCAGCCTTATAAGACATTCCATGAGCTGATCCTTTCAGAACATCTGGGAAATGTCTCAAATCTCGAAACCCTTCTGTTAAGCGGGAACTTTTTCCACACTGTTTCAGAACAAAGCCTTGTGGTTCTGTCCAGACTAAAACAACTTAAGATGCTGGAGTTGCGCATGAATTTCATCAGTTATTTCAACATGACCACTGTGGGAATGTTAACTTCTCTCAACAAATTAGTCCTCTCCCAGAACGCACTGAGTTATAACCCTTGCAATGTCTCATCTGGGAACTCTTTAGATCAAGGCTCACAGGATCCAAATgttttcaaatatttttctGATCCATTCATGCCACCAATAACAGCACATGTATATCAAACTGTGCCTGAAAGTGACATGTGTATAACTAACAATATAATGTTTGGAATGTCAAATTTCACTCAGAGATTTTGCGGGAATAATTTGACAATTGATCTTTCCCAAAATAATCTTATGTTCCTTCATGAACATGTTTTCGATGGAATGGAAAATGTCTTGTGTTTAAACCTTTCTTACAATTACGCAAGCCAGGCTTTAGAAGGTGGCCTTTTCAGTCGCTTGAAAAGCTTAGTTTACTTAGATATGTCATTCAATAGAATTGACCTATATTATAAAGAGGCATTCAGTGAGTTGAACAGGTCTTTGAAGGTACTGGACCTCAGTCATAATGAGTATCACTTTCGCATGAATGGAATGGGTCATCGTCTTGAGTTCATTGAAAACCTCATTAATCTGGAAGTTTTGAATCTTGCAAATAATGGCATGGGTATGCGAATAGATCCGAGACTGAGGAGCAACTCTGTGAAGTATATGTACTTTTCTGGGAATCGCCTAGATATAATGTGGGATATAGAGGGCCAGACCTACATTAATTTCTTTCAGGAACTCAAGGAATTAATCTACTTGGACATCTCTCAGAACATGCTACGTTCATTCGAACAACGGATCCTCTTTAATCTACCAGTGAGCATTCAAGCCCTCAGCCTTAGCAATAATTACCTTTTAGATTTTCCATGGCAGAATATCACATTTTTTAGTAATCTAACGCATCTAAGTCTCAGTGGAAATCACCTTTCAGTTCTGCCTAACAATGTAACAAAGTTTCCACCACAATTTTCCCTGTTGGACCTCAGTGGCAATCAGATTACCCATCTTCCAGATAAGTTCTTTAGCCTAGCTAACGTTTTGCAGTGTCTCTATCTCAATCGCAATTCTCTCAAAGTGTTGAACCTTCAGTCATTCCCACACCTGCTGAAAAATGGCACTTCTCATCAGTTGCTTACCCTGCATGACAACCCTTTCATCTGTGACTGTCACAACTCCGGATTGCATGAATTCCTGCGGACCAGCAACACACGTATTCCTTACCTGACCACTGCTGTTCAATGTGAATTCCCAGAGTCCCTGCAGGGTCAAAGTGTGCTGACCGTCGACCAGCGTTCCTGTCAGGAGATCTATGGTGGCTTGGGCTTCCTCCTAAGTACACTCTTCACATGTGCATTTATTGCTTTGCCGCTTTTTAGACATCTTTATGGCTGGGATGTGTGGTACTGCCTACAGATCCTATGGGCAGGATGTAAGGGCTACTTGCATCCTTCTGCCAGTTGCTCGCCAAAACACTATGATGCTTTCATggtgtttgacacaaacaaccAGGCTGTGAGAGACTGGGTTTACAATGAGTTGGTTATCCGTTTGGAGAGCTCAGGCCACAGAagattctctctctgtttagaGGAGAGGGACTGGATTCCTGGGCTTTCCTGCATTGAAAACCTCCACTATGCTGTCCATAGCAGCGAGAAGACAGTGTTTGTGCTGTCCAACTGCACAAGAAATGACGCTGGTGAGGCAACGGTCAACGGTGTGATACAGCAGACCTTTTTCATGGTTCAGCAGAGGCTTCTTGATGAGAAG GTGGACGTAGCCGTTGTCATACTGCTGGACAAGATGTTTCCCAAGCTGAAGTACCTCCAACTAAGGACAAGGTTGTGCAGGAAGTCAGTGATGTCCTGGCCTAGAAACCCAAAGGCCCAACCCCTATTCTGGAACCAAATCAGGACAGCACTGTCATCAGACAATCTTCAAATATATGACAACAACTTTAGTGAGGGTTTCATATAA
- the LOC115546479 gene encoding toll-like receptor 9 encodes MRITPQLSSNSVKYIYFSGNSLAIMWNTEGQTYIHFFQKVFNLLGHCLCSFEQWILCSLPERSQAISISNNYLVYFPWQDLQCLTHLNLSGNHLSILPPSITEFSPHLSLLDLSVNQITDLPDNFLNRAKARLYLKTNRLVVLNLQSLPSLRKNGNSFQVLILHGNPFILDCNSELEVFLRTSNTHIPYLATAVQWGFPEPLQGQSVLTVDHRSYQEIYGGFSFLLSTFSTSAFIALPLLRHLYCLDVWYCLQILWAGCKGYLHPSASCSTKHYDAFMVFYTNNQAVRDLVYNKVVIRLESSGCVEDPLSVLRRGTGFLGVGARA; translated from the coding sequence ATGAGAATTACTCCACAACTGAGCAGCAACTCTGTGAAGTATATATACTTTTCTGGGAATAGCCTAGCTATAATGTGGAATACAGAGGGCCAGACCTATATTCATTTCTTCCAGAAAGTATTTAATCTACTGGGACACTGCCTGTGTTCATTCGAACAATGGATCCTATGTAGTCTACCAGAGAGAAGTCAGGCTATTAGTATTAGCAATAATTACCTTGTTTATTTTCCATGGCAGGACCTCCAATGTCTAACGCATCTAAATCTCAGTGGAAATCACCTTTCAATTCTGCCTCCCAGTATTACAGAGTTTTCACCACATCTTTCCCTGTTGGACCTCAGTGTCAACCAGATTACAGATCTTCCAGATAATTTCTTAAATCGAGCCAAAGCTCGACTCTATCTCAAAACCAACCGTCTCGTTGTTCTGAACCTTCAGTCACTCCCATCTCTGCGGAAAAATGGAAATTCTTTTCAAGTGCTTATCCTGCATGGAAACCCTTTCATCCTTGACTGTAACTCCGAATTGGAAGTATTTCTGCGGACCAGCAACACACATATTCCTTACCTGGCCACTGCTGTCCAATGGGGATTCCCAGAGCCCCTGCAGGGTCAAAGTGTGCTGACTGTTGATCACCGTTCCTATCAGGAGATCTATGGTGGCTTTTCCTTCCTCTTAAGTACATTCTCCACAAGTGCATTTATTGCTCTGCCACTGTTACGACATCTGTACTGCTTGGATGTGTGGTACTGCCTACAGATCCTATGGGCAGGATGCAAGGGCTACCTGCATCCTTCTGCCAGTTGCTCGACAAAACACTATGATGCTTTCATGGTGTTCTACACAAACAACCAGGCCGTGAGAGACTTGGTTTACAATAAGGTGGTTATCCGTTTGGAGAGCTCAGGCTGTGTAGAAGATCCTCTCTCTGTTTTGAGGAGAGGGACGGGATTCCTGGGTGTGGGGGCAAGGGCGTAG